The proteins below are encoded in one region of Reichenbachiella sp. 5M10:
- a CDS encoding carboxypeptidase regulatory-like domain-containing protein has translation MEKYFSKSVLWISVLMLSASFQPAQLKFLPTSLKITVLNELGNPSPGTAVTLYGSKEDYRAELNPIAPTDTTDEDGRVVFKKLDPKQYYIHAIKEDKSNIGAGVLTSELLEGRINKVNTIIE, from the coding sequence ATGGAAAAGTATTTTTCGAAAAGTGTTTTATGGATTTCGGTACTGATGCTTTCGGCTTCTTTTCAGCCGGCTCAGTTGAAGTTTTTGCCAACTTCGTTGAAAATCACAGTTTTGAATGAATTGGGAAATCCCTCGCCTGGTACTGCAGTGACTCTATACGGCTCCAAAGAAGATTACAGAGCCGAGCTCAATCCGATTGCGCCGACAGATACGACGGACGAAGATGGACGTGTGGTGTTCAAAAAATTGGATCCAAAGCAGTATTATATCCACGCTATCAAAGAAGATAAAAGCAACATCGGTGCGGGAGTTTTGACATCAGAACTCCTCGAAGGCCGAATCAATAAAGTAAATACGATCATTGAATAG
- a CDS encoding NUDIX hydrolase produces MNREKLVAEIISYDSTHVEELEYKRRFLDLLFHVDCFERSLSHGHITASAWVLHPEEESVVLLHHKKLNRWLQPGGHADGDEDVVRVALKELEEETGLTDVDWLREGIFDLDIHRIPARKADPAHEHYDVRFAFVARQPDQLLKNEESNELAWIPLTELESYVDGEASILRMRDKSLALR; encoded by the coding sequence TTGAATAGAGAAAAATTGGTGGCTGAGATCATAAGTTATGACTCGACACATGTAGAGGAATTGGAGTATAAAAGGAGGTTTTTGGACCTCCTTTTTCATGTAGATTGTTTTGAGCGAAGCTTGTCTCATGGACACATCACAGCGTCTGCTTGGGTGCTGCACCCAGAGGAGGAATCCGTAGTGCTACTGCATCACAAGAAACTGAATCGATGGCTACAGCCTGGTGGGCATGCCGATGGAGATGAAGATGTGGTGCGTGTCGCCTTGAAGGAGCTGGAAGAGGAAACAGGACTGACAGATGTCGATTGGTTGAGAGAAGGGATTTTTGATTTGGACATTCATAGGATACCTGCACGCAAGGCGGATCCAGCACATGAGCATTATGATGTACGTTTTGCTTTCGTGGCACGTCAGCCCGATCAGCTCCTCAAAAACGAAGAGTCCAATGAGCTGGCGTGGATACCTCTAACCGAACTGGAAAGCTATGTAGATGGAGAAGCTTCTATTTTGCGTATGCGAGACAAGAGTCTAGCACTTCGCTAG